The DNA segment TGTGTATCTTTTTAAGCGTGTCCCCATTTATTGCTGTGCTCATGTAATGTTTCAGTTTGCGTCTGGAATACGATAAATAATACCCTTGCGCGTTCCGTTCAAGATCTTTGCTCCTCTTAAGTGTTGTGGATTAACTTGTGCCAGGGTCAATTGTGTATACCATGTTTTGTTGAGatgatcagaaaaaaaagacactagACTGTATTTCGTTACACACCGTTAAAACAAAGAAGGTGCAAAATTCACTAAAACAGGGAGGCTTCTGGTTGTCTTGAATGATGGCTGCTGTTCAGTGTATTAACGGAACCTTCTTTCACATTTACCAATGTCTCTAATGTGTTtgaaatcaaaaagaaaaaaaagttaggaaagaATATGGCAGCTTTTTCATATTTTCTTAAGACATTGCCagagaaacattcttttttcttttgcaagaGCAGCAAGCTGACCAAACAAAACAACATTTTTCCCCTGTTCTTTATGACTAAAGTTATGGTTAGTTTATTGCACCATAATTTAGCAAACTGCTCAGGAAACAAGGACCTGTGCTTGTGTGGCAGAAAAGCTGCTGCATTCATATTGGCAAAGAAACTCTGCTGCTGTGAGCATCAGTTTAGTGCAGTTATCTTATCTGAGAAGAAGACTGCGTGCATTTCACTGACAAGAATCTGCTGTCACCAGACATTCCTTATCGTAGCGTAGCCTTTGTTTTGAGTGGGGCAGTGTGCGATATAACAGCTCAATTCATCGGGACCCTCAAGAAAGAAGAGCTGTTCATCGGGTCTCCATTTATAGAGCACTGGAAAATGAGTTTCGACAAATCTTGGAGGCGAACCGAAGTCTCATGAAGTGGACATATTATCATGCACCTGCAAGCAGCAGGAAGCTATGAGGAAAACACAAGCATCTTTCTCAGACAATTGCCTAATTACTCACCTAATTGCATAATTATCTAATTACTTGAAAGGGAGATGTGTTATCTTGGCACAACTGGGTGCTGAGAACACTCTGCCGTTACCCACCATAGAAAGCCTGTGTAAATTAATTACCCTAGTGGCTTGCAGATCAGCAAATGCAGAAGGGAAGTTCGTTTACTAGTTCATTTTCTCAAGTTTGCATTTCATTCTCGCATTGTATAGTTCATCTGTGTCTGTGTTATTTCTCTGGTATGTACACCACACAAGGAAAACCACGTACGATAAATGTTTATTGCGAACAACCCCGTGAAATGAAAACTTAAACAGGGCCTTAGCTGGGTTAGTTCGAACGAAATATCTGCCTCATTAATTTTATTATCTCTACGCTCATATAGTATCTATTTATATGGATCAAGAAGCCTTTAGTTTACCTTGTAAGATCATTTTGATCATTTGCCTCTGCCTTTTTTTCCCCTATCCAGTATGTGCCTCAAAGCCTAGTGAACATCTATAAGGACCGTCTTGTTGCCATGGCCGATGTGGTCACGCCAAACCAGTACGAACTAGAGTGAGTATAGTTTCTGTTTGCATCATCGACTGCCAATAACAATCTGTTAGTGCTACAAAACTTGTGTTAACATTTCAGCTGTTCTATGTTGCTGTCAACAGCAGTAATCGTACATCATTAATGTAAGTGAAGCTATGTCAGAGTAAAGCTTTCAAATGTCTCTTCACAAAACTTTTCATTAATTAACGTTCCCAGGACTATCTTGTGATAATCCTGGTGACATTACTGATGGCCCGCATGCATATATATCTTCATACACAAGTATAGCTGGTCTCTGTGTGCTCTGACTTTATTTATATAAAGTTTGTGGCTGTTTTAATgacctaaacttttttttttttcacagtaagGGTGTCGTTTTGGTTTTGTTAATGTGCAATTTACTATAGTGCAGCtcaacgtttctttttcttttatgtcCATTTAAATGTTGTTGCTAAAGACTGCGTTGCTCATTGCAGGCTCCTTTCAGAGAAGCAAATCACAACAGAGAGCACGGTGTTGGAAGCGATGGATGTATTGCACACAAAGGGCATCCCGATTGTGGTGCTTACGTCGTACCGACCAAGCGACACGGCCAAGGAGATCTACCTGTACGGCAGCAGCAAGAAGGGAGGACAGCGGAGCGCCGTCAAAATTGAGATTCCTGCCATCAATGCGCAATTCACCGGCACTGGCGACCTGTTGGCTGCCTGCATTCTTGCCTGGATTACACGCACAAACAACCTGAAGGTTTGTAAGACGTCGTGTGGTCAGCATGAAAGATGCATCTTTAGTATTTCGATTGCCAAGAATGCAGTACACTTATTATGTGAATTAAAATGCCGATGTAAAATAGGATAAAATGGCTTGGAACGCAGGTTCAGCACGTAGCTTCTCAAGTGAGCACGCATACGATTACTGGTAGGTATGCTAAAAATGTACCAGTCGCGGCATGCCCATTGTGTTTCAAATGCAAGCTATAGTCTTGGACATACTTCACTGGATAATGCCATTGCATGTAACGTTTAGCTAGTTGAAGTGTGGCAAGGGCATGATTTATATGTATAAAAAATATTGGagatacagcatagaccgcttataacgtaagtcgccggagtcgcgaatatccgcactataagcggtaccgcactataaccaaaacaacatttttgaaaggttgcacgtgtgcaaaacatgaccaacgggtaggcgcgcgattccgactatcgaggcatgcgactgagACGTCAGTTTGCGTCTGCGTACATTTgcaaatgttgaacggttagcgtccgcggacctgcggtgccgacataacgaacgcggaagaaaTGCGCTGTCACGGAAAGTCACCGCGGTAGCACACTGCGCGTGCACCATGTCGAAAACGgcggcgaccacaaaccaccactcgagtgtttcacacgcacgcccgcgttttcgttaaagatgtaagtcaccccttctaaatgcaacaactgcaaaatgtttcattgactcggcaccaaaccgcaacttctgtagtccgcggccgccgacatggcagctagcgctcgttaggcctagcgtgcgcgttgcaacttggcatgccgccgcgagaagcttgccctaggcaacacggagatcgggcgtagaaagATCGCattcgcgagctaaaccgagggcatcacgcgtgaaacgaagtttcggttcgcggtcgggagaacagccgcggcaactatcctgaaaaagtctctcaagcttctaagtccgcctgttggtggcaaaggcgaaagctcaatcgcgtctcaaagcattgttacttgcgggggaatcgaggttgcacgcgtgatatctgcgctctacgacgaagcaactattttcccgacggagacaaatagcggtaacgcgctcctgatgcggacgcgggcgcccgtacgtggcggagcgcgcatgtcatgcggccagggcaaagcgcgcatgtcaagggggcaaaggcttctccgtcggccacgcacccgcgccgggctgctgtcccccaccgccatcccccttttttttctccccccgctccttgttcgttcgttccgcgtccgctcctccttcgtaacgccgccgccgctctctcccccgccggcgcatctccgctgagaagcacgctcgctccctcgcatctctgagaacgttccggcggccgcattataaccggtctttcatctcgggggactgcacgaTAAGCGGTATGCgcatacatggagttctatgggagggtaaacgggagcggttacgttataagtggtctgagctgtataaAGTTGTTGTGCAGTTGAATCAAACACATACATACAATACATAACTGAATGTCACTGACAAAAAAAATTAAGTTCCATGGCATGTAGTTCATGCAATTTGGACATTGTGTAAAAGTTGGAAGCAATATTGGAAGAATGCTGATAGAATGCTTACTTACATATGTTAAGGTAATGTTGCAAAGCCACGAAAGGTATGTTTGGAAATATATACATGGATCAGCCCAAACACACGTGAACATACAAATGTACAATAAgtaattcacatgtttttttGGCCTATCATTTTTCTTACGCTTATAGTGTGGTCTATTGTGGCTTCTTGAGAAGGGTCATCCTCCCattccccctcctttttttttattattggcaGCAATTCAGAAAGCAGTGTTCTGGCATTTTGGCTGCAGGCATGGCTTGACAGAATGGCTTTGCTCAGACAGCAAAACAATATTTTGTACAGCTGTTTTGAAATCTTGTGTGTCACATGAGTAGTACTACATGTCACACCTTCTAATCACTTGCGCTGTTCTCCAATATAGTACTATTCCTTTGTGCTGCAGCTATTGAAACAGCAATGCACTGTCATATTGGCACAAACAAGTGGAGTGGCTTTGCCCGAGTGTAGGCAGTGCCTCAGTCTAGACTTTATAATCTCTGTGCAACCCCTGTGGAGGTGACACTCATGAGAGCTTCTATCTTTGGCATTTTTTGTGAGGTACTTCCTATCTCTACATTTCAGATATACATACTCAGTGTATAGTTCTCTGCCTCGCCCTTATCAAACGGTAGATTACATCGAAGAGTGCATTTATTCTGGTATGAAGAGCACATCCTGCCTGTCTTGCATTTGAGAGAGCTTATCCTTTTGTTCTATTGTCTATTGTCTACACTTGGCCATTCAGTGGGCATTCCTGTGACTACCTTTGTATTGATGCCGAAACAATGCTTTTGTGTAATATAAAGAAACTCGTAGCATCTATTCTTCGTGTTTTTTGTTAATATTTATTTCTTGCTCCACCAATTGAATAGGCATTGTTTGTTGATGCAGACAGTGTAGTAGTTTCTTCGAGTAAATTTTTTTCTAGATGCAGTAACATTGCTTTGCAACGTAACCTTTGTTGCTTAGGAGGCATTGGAGAAAGCTGTGGCCACTGTTCAAGGTGTTCTACTAAAGACGTTCAAGCACGCGTCAGGTAAGTTTTACTTTTTCGTTCCCATTATCGAGTGTGTTTATTGTTTCACAGTTGACCACGATCTTGtggcaagcaagaaaaaaaaaaagattgctaatAAAGTTTTCCGACACCAGTCAAGTCTTTTGTGTATAGGAGTGCTCCCCAATGCAAGAACATCTCGATGTAATTAATCTGTTTTTGTTTTGATGATTGTTTAATGGCTAAAGTAGACATTAATCGCTTATGAAGGGCATGCCATGGGGTCATGTGTGGCCACAGTAATAAGTAAACACATTACAATTTCGCCCAGTTTGTGTATCTATTGCTataaaaagaaagtgagaaaaataaataaataaaaagattcCCTTTCAGCGAGACAAAAAGCTGATGACACAGTGCTCTCTGTGTACTATTTGCTTTTTCTCTTGCTACATAGTAAATGAATACATAGTAAAATGGAAATTGGAGACTCAGCTAAACCGCAAAATCATTTTCATATAACACGGACTCAGGCTCAGCAGCCCATTAATTAAATTACTGCTTCATTTAAATATACAAGTTAACACTGTGTACCAGTTGACACAAACGGATAGGTATTTACATAAGCATTGGGCTAGATTAGTTTAACCCGAATGCCACAGTACACTGCTCAGTAAGTGTTGTCACTTTGTGGCCCCTCCAAGCAAGCAAATTCAACCTATGAGGCACCTTAGGTTAACGTTGACATGGTGAAATTTGTAGTTCAGTGTTAAACCAGATGAACGAGCGAACGAGTAAAAAACACCTTCTTGAAAGACGCACAATCAACAAGGGAGCATAGGGAGGGACGGTGAAGACCACCGACCTTTGTGCAGATTTCAGTTCAAGCATAtttggatgttctaaacccatttgaacaaagttatggtatgttcaaCATTTGCGAGTGAGTCAATTTTAAGCTAGAATTTCACGCATGagtgttcaacataccataacttttgttcaaatgggtttagaacacccATTTCtattgcactgcacacagttccgatggcagattatcgtgatatgctgatttactttgtaacgaacTTAGTTTAGAAAAAAtattgctccccaaaaggcagaTGAAATATagtgtattttaaaaactacacatcatacttgaaaaataattgcatatttgaaattaacACATAAACATACATAAACTcaggaagtttcatcaaaatcgatcaagaaataaaaaacgttttttcaagtgccatgtccccctttaaagctttcaccgatatcctggttcaaaagcgagcgcgtATTTATTTTAAAGGCGATCATGTCATTTCCGTACATCGTGGCTCCAGTAAAGAAGACTAGGGAACACTCTGGGAGACTGTTGAACTACTAGCgtcaaaaaataaccagcacactgagctcagaccATATACTCAAGAGGTTCGAGAATACTCCAATGAGCCCCCGATCCCAAGAAAAGATGATCCTTTGAAATAATGGAAAGAGCATGACACTGCACTTTATACAGGTATTGTTAAAATTGCTTTGTGATACCTTCCCATCcgtgctactgaggtgcccagcaagcacatgttttcaactgcaggaaacactgtaACATCACGGAAAGAGaacctgaagccaggtcatgtggaacagcttgtgtttctgcatgacaatttgtagtatctcggtagcagtcactcaccgcgttatgtgctcaaGGACATCAGCAGATGTCATTTCTTTggtctttctttcaattttcaataaaaacttttgtattcgatattcgatatttgtgGCCTCTATTCAGCAGTATTCAGttcgagataaaatttcactattcgcacactcctaattTATAGGGAACCACATAGATTTTGTAACTGTATGAGACTGTTCAAAAATGTAAAGCTGGCCAATTAAAAAGGTTGAGAGGAGTATTAATTGCTGTGGATGCCCAACTACGTCACTCAAGATGGACAGCTTAAGTATATTTTGTAGCAACAGAGGCTGCGTTGCGAGCACCTGATGTTTAGTACATGTCAAAGTCAATTCTCTTTCTCAAGTTGCTCCATCTGATAATTTATGTATTACATACTTGTAATTGTATAACACTATCAAACAACAGTCTGTTTTTTCGTTTACACTCTTCTGCTTTGCACTTTTGTCACCCTTGTTTGCTGTACATTGAATGTGTATTGCGATCGTGCTGCTGCTGTTGTCTATATCTAAGCACTTTTGATGTGCCTCATCATTTTCATCTGTATATAATCATTATCagccagttattattattattcttgctCGCTACATTCTGGGACCTGGTCGAACAAACACGGTCTATGTGTTGGGCCGGCTGCCACCGATCTAATTTCGTTATTTTCAAGTAGCGGAGGTGTTGTGTTAAAAGGGCCATGGTTTGAGTTGGGCCAACGTTTGTATTGACAATGCAGTGAGCCACGGaagggaaaatgataggtgcaactttaaaggacaagaagacagcatagtgggccagggaacaaacgggtatTAAGGACattttagtcgaaatcaagaagaagaaatgcacaTGGGCAGGACATGTAGCGCGAAGCCAAGACCACTGCTGTTCATTCATTAatagtaacagactggattccaagaaaagGCAAGCACACAagagggaggcagaaagttaggtgggcggaTGAGATCAAGAAggttgcggggataacgtggcagcagtaAGCACATGACCGGGTTGCCTGGCGAAACATGGAAGAGGcttttgccttgcagtgggcgtagtcaggctgatgatgatgatgaatgtttGTGTTGGCTTTTTCATTGTGCTCATTGTATCTTGAAGATGCAGACTAAAATGGACATATGGATGAATACTTGTGTGGCTACACTCCTAAGCACTATCCGAGCCCCAAAGCTTTGGTAGTTGGATGCATGACTCTATGGATTTGTCTCGTGttgcagagaaagaaaaagaaaaggaaggcgaAGCTGCGGCCGGCTCTGCGCCAGCGCCTGAGGCAGAAGGTGGGGCCCAGCCCGCGGCtccagcagcagcggcagcagcagcggcggcccTCTTGGAGCTGCGCCTGGTGCAGAGCAAGGAGCACATCGAGAACCCCCACTCTGACATCCGAGCCATCAAGATCTTCTGACATGTGCCACCAACAAACTAGGAATGCTCAAGGGGATCAGAATAAAGCCCCGTGTTTTTAGTAGTATCGTCGGAACTTCTGCACAGGATCCAAGACAGTAGAGCCACGACACCAACTCATCGTGTGTGAATGGCGCATTGCACGTTAAACCACACGCATCACACTGCAAGCTGTGAAAACATTTTAGCACGTTCAGTGTGGCAGACAAGTTCGGTATGAATTTTTTAAATATTGCAGCTGAATCATACTGTAGTTTGACTACATGAAGTGGtgagaaaacaaaaccacaacaccgAAAAAGATTCTCTCACATTAACAAAGGCTCATCTCGAAGGCCATGGCTTTATGTACTAGAAGCACTGGAAGAGACTGCAGGAGCTCGAAACAGGTCATGGCTGCGATGTGTTGTTTTGCTTTTGCATACACATCTCAGCTGTTTGATGCTTCAAGTGAAAAAACTGTATAGCACAAGTGGAGGAGTAGTGCTTGTGTGTGCCCCTTCTGGTCACTGTATGCAAAATGTTGCTGCACTATATACCCTCTGAAAAGTATCTCGCACTATTTAACCCAGAAGCTGACTCTTGCTAAGCTACTGTGGACACAATTTAACGGTGGCACCCTTGCTGTGCACTGGGTGCCAGAATATGTGGAACAAAACAAATCACGTCTTCTTCAACTGTTCTGGAGCATATTAAAAAGCGCTGGCCTCGCATTACTTGGAAGTCATGCAGTTTATGTCAAAATGGTGGCCAATTGTCAGTAGGAAAGGCTTAGAGGCAGGGCTTTGAAAATTAAAATTTGGGTTAAAATGAGTGCCAAGAGCCACATGTTTTTGTATCTATAACTACTCTTGGCTTTCTACTTTCGGTTACAATTGCATATGGCGAGTAGGCTCATATTTATGAATGTGACATACAGACATTTGTGAGAACTATTTCTTGCTACTGGGGAACATCCTACAGTTTCCTGAATTATGCAGCCACAGTGTAGGACCGTGCCTGGCAAGGTAGGAAATTTTTGTTTTACCAGAGCACAATTTTATGTTAATACTGTTCTCTACAGGTTTAGGTATAAACGGACTGCATGGCAACTTGGAACTACCCAGGCAACATTTCGTGCTGAAACAGTTGCTAAAGCAGTTAAGAGGGTGTCGAGTAATGAACAGAACAAGCTCCGTTTGAACTTTTGACTAAAGAATGCTGGGCCATATGCATAATGCATTAAAACACATTTAGGCTAAGTACGCACAGTGCCTGTGTCATGCGCACCGGCAGATAGACGTGCTAATAGACACTTTCATTTATTTGTCCAAATTTGACTTGAGATTATAAGCATGTTGCCAGACTACCCTCTCCTTTCAGGGGAAAAGACAGGGTAGTCCCTTCCTTATCCTTTTGGCAGTGAACGAAAACTTGAATGAAAACCTGTGAATTTTCAGATTGTGGATAAAGTGTAAAATGATCGAATGAAATATGGCAGTATCACTCGCAATGCGACTACATATAATACTGTGATGTGCAATATAATACTCTTGCATACCATATGTTGGGAATTTTCAATTAAATCTATGTATGTTTATATCTCCTGGTTCATAACTGCACACATCTGGTGCAGAATGGCGtttgtccttttaaatgcaaagcatttctttgtgaacttctgcgactttgaacgtatctatctatctatttctctagccgcctacgcctttgtgctctcctggctctttcgttaatgggatgcataccaaaattggtatgacataacatgactatatgaagaaaactgacaggtcataacatgaaaatcatgacgtgcatgtcatgaacggtatgatttacatgccatggtgttggtgctcttgcagtagtttcattaacttgatatacaccaaaattggtatggcgtgacaagagtgtatgacaaacataagtgacagatcCTGTCATgcaaatcttgacatgcatgtatgtacagcatgatttacatgacatggtctcggggtgctcgcggtcgtttaattagatggatatataccaaaattggtatgacgaagCCTTtctgtatggtgaacataaatgacagctggtaacataaaaatcatgacatgcatattatgtacaccatgacatacatgccccgctcatggtgcgcttgcggccatttcgctatcttgacgtactaaatttggtattgcatggcGTGACTGTATgcagaacataaatcacaggttgtaacatgacaatcatgacatgcatttcttgtacagcatgaattacatgccacgctcatggtgcactcgcggcctgtTCACTGGCTTGagataccccaaaattggtattttgtgacatgactgtatgacgagcataaatgacagctggtatcatgaaaatcatgacatgcatgtcgtgtagagcttgatttacatgccatgctcatggtctgctcgcggctgtttcgctagcttgacatataccaaTACTGGTATGGCGCAACGCGGCTGTATGATGAATACTAATGGCAGggggtgacatgacaatcatgacatgcatttcatgtacagcttgatttacatgccacgctcatggtgtgctacGGCCGTTTccctaacttgatatacaccaaaactggtattgcgtggcaTGACTTTATGAtagacataaatgacaggtcctaacatgcatctcatgtacagcatgatttacatgacactgtcttggtgtgcttctggccgttttgttaactggatatatgccaaagttggtatggcatgagatgagtgcgtgacgaacatta comes from the Rhipicephalus sanguineus isolate Rsan-2018 chromosome 6, BIME_Rsan_1.4, whole genome shotgun sequence genome and includes:
- the LOC119396722 gene encoding pyridoxal kinase, with the protein product MARDYRVLSIQSHVVSGYVGNKSACFPLQTLGFEVDFINSVQFTNHTGYPFCKGQVLNAEELQDLYDGLKLNRITKYSHILTGYVGSDSFLNKVADIVQELKQENSSLMYVCDPVMGDNGKLYVPQSLVNIYKDRLVAMADVVTPNQYELELLSEKQITTESTVLEAMDVLHTKGIPIVVLTSYRPSDTAKEIYLYGSSKKGGQRSAVKIEIPAINAQFTGTGDLLAACILAWITRTNNLKEALEKAVATVQGVLLKTFKHASEKEKEKEGEAAAGSAPAPEAEGGAQPAAPAAAAAAAAALLELRLVQSKEHIENPHSDIRAIKIF